GCGCGCGCCGAGGCCATGGGCGCGCCGCTGGCCCTCGCGCTCCAGGTGCTCCGCCGAACCCTGTCGGAGCCGCCCCCCTTCGACCCCGCCGCGAGTCACCGTCGCTTCACCCTCGCCGCCACCGACCTGGCCCAGGTGACCTTGCTCCCGCCGCTCCTGGGCGCGCTGGCGCGAGGTGCGCCGGGGATCTCCGTGCTCGTCCGCCCGGTCCCGGCCGAGGAAACCGAACGACTCCTCGCCGAGGGGGAGCTGGACCTCGCGCTGGCCCTCCCCGGTCCGGACCGCCCTGGCCTCTACCGGCAGGCGCTCTTCGAGGAACGCTTCGTCTGCGTGCTCCGCAAGGGACACCCCGCGGCACGCAGGCGGCTGACCCTCGACCGCTTCTGCGCCCTGCCGCACCTCCTCGTGGCGCCCCGAGGGGCTCCCGGCGGTCTCGTCGACTCCAGCCTGGCGGAGCTCGGCCGCACGCGGCGGGTGACGCTCACCGTCTCCCAGTTCCTCGTCGCGCCCCACGTCGTGGCCCACTCCGACCTGGCCTGGACCGCTCCGACCCGGATCGCCAAGGCCTACGCCAGGCTCCTGCCACTCGTGCTCCGCCCCGTGCCGCTGCCGCTGGGCGGTTTCACCCTCGCCCAGCTCTGGCACGAGCGTCAGCACCGAGATCCCGCGCACCTCTGGTTTCGCGCGCGGCTCGCCGAGGTCGCGAAGGGGACGTAGGAGGGGGGCGAGCGCCGGGGAGGATGGCTAACGACGGGAGGTGGCGCGCAAGAGCGGGCGGTCGTGGGCGCATGCGGGCGGCGGGGAAGGATCGGTGCGGCGAGGAGGGGGTGTTCGTGCTTGCTTCTTCTCTTGTTTGACTGGTTTCTGTGTTTGTGCAAGGAGATCGCTTGACGTCAGACCAGCGCTTTGCTAGTATTAGCCCTATTCATATTGGCACGCAAACGCAAATCCTCCTCGGGCGGTGACAGGCATTCGGGCACGCGTCTGCCGGCGGGTTCTGCGACGCAGCTTCCGTTGCCTATGCGGGATGCGGGGCGGTGGGGCGGGAAGCGTGACGGTGCGGGGCGGAAGAAGCAGCCGGGAAGCGGACTGCCGCATCGGACGCGACCGCTCCTCGCGAGCCGGTTTCCGGTGCATGTGACCATGAAGGTCGTCGAGGGGCTGCCGAACCTCCGGAGCAAGAAGCAGCTCCGGGCGATCGAGAGGGCGTTCGTGAAGTCGGCGGGGCGGTTCGGGATGAACCTCGCGCATTACTCGATCCAGAAGAACCACCTGCACCTCGTGACGGAGGCCAAGGACCGGGACGTGCTCATGCGAGGGCTGCGTGCGCTGGCGATCCGGCTGGCGCACGCACTGAACCGCACGGTGGGCCGC
This is a stretch of genomic DNA from Deltaproteobacteria bacterium. It encodes these proteins:
- a CDS encoding LysR family transcriptional regulator, translated to MNLRSVDLNLLLVLEALFAERSVTRAAASLGLSQPAASHALRRLRELFGDPLFVRGPQGLRPTARAEAMGAPLALALQVLRRTLSEPPPFDPAASHRRFTLAATDLAQVTLLPPLLGALARGAPGISVLVRPVPAEETERLLAEGELDLALALPGPDRPGLYRQALFEERFVCVLRKGHPAARRRLTLDRFCALPHLLVAPRGAPGGLVDSSLAELGRTRRVTLTVSQFLVAPHVVAHSDLAWTAPTRIAKAYARLLPLVLRPVPLPLGGFTLAQLWHERQHRDPAHLWFRARLAEVAKGT